A single Thermoanaerobacterium sp. RBIITD DNA region contains:
- a CDS encoding S-layer homology domain-containing protein translates to MKKTLIIFVILVTMFVPVYVFANDAGYEGGIANESDYKEVVFLTGKPIVFKGKMTPSQSSRSGTTTTTYRYQLSSDDGGKLTRTLTFKTIETPKDEYNQVQSTTTLERYSETITEGKNIYKLTSYVFNGSDIKSLNPGVNYLAGNFAGRKVYSLNNNKGTITVEITDKTVGFDHNYGNVKTQKISYLITGNTKVNGNDSTWSGNADVYVSFTVNSDLKYILNDPNYISFRGGYLLSKSGEDILKYSYDLPKLDDNGAEIGRNTGSDSTSLNEVPKENRLVVPDVNDINGTWGHDDILKLMSMEIFPNTSKYFGPKLPILRSDFTVAVAKAINLEPYTIPNTSGYSRSKVKEVSPFIDVQTSDEDYGYIKAASMAGLISGTAPNQFSPNKILTRAEAAVIFIRALGLTNLAPKGYFSTGFNDDYAIPAWAKRDVYVAHEIGLLEGDANGDFNPNGSLTREEAASMISRMIDFMMKDLTVDYVEKILNY, encoded by the coding sequence ATGAAGAAGACCTTAATTATTTTTGTAATATTAGTAACAATGTTTGTGCCTGTATATGTTTTTGCAAATGATGCTGGATATGAAGGCGGCATAGCAAATGAGAGTGATTATAAGGAAGTAGTTTTTTTAACTGGTAAGCCTATCGTATTTAAGGGTAAGATGACACCATCGCAATCGAGCAGGTCTGGCACTACAACTACTACATATAGGTATCAGCTGTCATCTGATGATGGTGGCAAGCTAACAAGGACATTAACATTTAAAACCATTGAGACACCAAAAGATGAGTACAACCAAGTTCAATCAACTACAACACTTGAGAGGTATTCTGAAACTATTACAGAAGGTAAAAATATATATAAACTTACATCATATGTTTTTAACGGCTCTGATATAAAGTCATTAAATCCTGGTGTAAACTACTTAGCAGGAAATTTTGCCGGTAGGAAGGTGTATAGTTTAAATAACAATAAAGGTACGATTACAGTTGAAATAACCGATAAGACAGTTGGATTCGACCACAATTATGGAAATGTCAAGACACAGAAAATAAGCTATCTTATAACAGGCAATACAAAGGTCAATGGAAATGATTCAACATGGAGCGGAAATGCAGATGTTTATGTATCCTTTACTGTAAACTCCGACCTAAAGTATATTTTGAATGACCCAAATTATATCAGCTTTAGAGGTGGATATCTTTTAAGCAAATCTGGTGAAGATATACTAAAATATTCATATGACCTACCAAAACTAGATGATAATGGAGCCGAAATAGGGAGAAATACAGGTTCTGATAGCACAAGCCTCAATGAGGTACCAAAAGAAAATAGGCTTGTTGTGCCAGATGTCAATGATATAAATGGTACATGGGGTCATGATGATATACTAAAACTAATGAGCATGGAGATATTTCCCAATACATCTAAATATTTCGGCCCAAAACTACCTATATTGAGATCTGATTTTACAGTAGCAGTCGCAAAAGCTATTAATTTAGAACCATATACTATACCAAACACGTCTGGATATTCAAGGAGTAAAGTTAAGGAAGTATCGCCATTTATAGATGTTCAAACAAGTGACGAAGATTATGGATATATAAAGGCAGCCAGCATGGCTGGATTAATATCTGGTACAGCTCCAAACCAATTCAGCCCAAATAAAATACTTACAAGGGCTGAAGCGGCAGTCATTTTTATAAGAGCTCTTGGATTAACAAATCTTGCACCAAAAGGGTATTTTAGCACGGGTTTTAATGATGACTATGCTATTCCGGCATGGGCAAAAAGGGACGTATATGTAGCACACGAGATTGGGCTTTTAGAAGGAGAC
- a CDS encoding S-layer homology domain-containing protein, which produces MKKLVSIIITLILILNIAYGAQAGIPTYQGTSSANATYINMSYTDIDKSFAKQDIMRMTALSVIRGGGDRKYYPANNVKREEALAMILRLMGREGDIQKAIPTGNGNPGQIAGQANNNPPTYIGTGTSQMVDSWAQGVISVATKTGLISKQETSLNFTQNATRQEIANWIAKGINLTPVYGKDTQFVYSYKDSDLFDSGNIPYIEATIESGIMSGYNNGKFGPNDSITREQMASVLSRAFNKAYAMMGYTKGEGYIENIIKDNVGGGTRITYILRNGNGQSENLVSEDSSYGKYDFTTLKSGIQGLSGALTIGDNITYYLNGSNVVFAETNSSQLSIISGTIDSISGNTFRLITDTGSSYVINYNANTTVTMNSVEASINDLKYGEFATVTMYGNVATKIDVEYTDYSKDGQVETGDRQDSGRIVSADLNGNSVNVTLDNGKAYTLSSDMPINGAGDTRSADSLKVGEYIKLYFSDIKSNTPDKVFVEDDYNKSIDVIRGDIAGVSGFNPKILLKNVERYKQGQWVSLTNYNKYGLDGATIYYDGGKITKDDINQYKGAKAYISLENHYGNDTASVVSIQSGFNMSYEGNIDYNNGTMSIMLNDGRKVGINDGTIILKDGLKVPPDILASVKQAYISFSRNGNANFISILDSQESPEYYYAKAMIKSVTADSLTIGDTYYYGYYNVYGYKTIKNNEWSLNSGDETFFIGGTTYIVDNTGDNPVQVQYDEFLKQKYGIKDYYSVYVVANGKNAIAINIRPLSESDRVSEAVINSINGNMISIDNVKDWNGLNDKWDLNTSIDTIDATKAVIVKNNRRITIDDLRNGDNLYIIRDGVNGIIIAVK; this is translated from the coding sequence ATGAAAAAACTTGTATCGATTATAATTACATTGATTTTAATTTTAAATATCGCTTATGGAGCGCAGGCTGGTATTCCAACATATCAAGGTACCAGCAGTGCCAATGCTACATATATAAACATGTCATACACGGATATCGATAAAAGTTTCGCAAAGCAGGATATTATGAGGATGACAGCATTGTCTGTTATTCGCGGCGGCGGCGACAGGAAATACTATCCTGCTAATAATGTTAAAAGGGAAGAAGCCCTTGCAATGATACTAAGGCTTATGGGCAGAGAAGGTGATATCCAAAAGGCTATTCCGACAGGCAATGGAAATCCTGGTCAAATAGCGGGCCAAGCTAATAACAATCCGCCAACATATATAGGCACAGGCACCAGCCAAATGGTGGACAGTTGGGCACAAGGTGTTATATCTGTTGCAACAAAGACTGGACTTATATCAAAGCAGGAGACATCACTCAATTTTACACAAAATGCGACAAGACAAGAAATTGCGAATTGGATTGCGAAAGGCATAAACTTGACACCTGTATATGGCAAGGATACACAGTTTGTCTATTCATACAAAGACAGTGACTTATTTGATAGTGGCAATATTCCATATATAGAGGCAACGATTGAGTCAGGTATAATGTCGGGTTACAATAATGGGAAATTCGGACCAAATGACAGTATCACAAGGGAACAGATGGCATCAGTATTAAGTAGAGCATTTAACAAAGCATATGCTATGATGGGATATACAAAAGGTGAAGGTTATATTGAGAATATAATAAAAGACAATGTAGGTGGTGGCACGAGAATTACATATATATTGAGGAACGGTAATGGACAGAGTGAAAACCTTGTTTCAGAGGATTCTTCATATGGTAAGTACGACTTTACAACACTAAAAAGCGGCATACAAGGGTTATCTGGTGCATTAACAATAGGTGACAATATAACATACTATTTAAATGGAAGTAATGTAGTTTTTGCTGAAACTAATTCAAGCCAATTAAGCATTATTAGCGGTACAATCGACAGCATATCTGGAAATACTTTTAGGCTTATTACAGATACTGGTAGTAGTTATGTGATAAATTATAATGCAAATACTACGGTTACTATGAATTCTGTAGAAGCATCTATAAACGACTTAAAATACGGCGAGTTTGCAACAGTTACAATGTACGGCAATGTTGCAACAAAAATAGATGTTGAATATACAGATTACAGCAAAGATGGGCAAGTTGAAACTGGTGATAGGCAAGACAGTGGAAGAATAGTTTCTGCTGATCTTAATGGTAATAGTGTAAATGTGACACTTGATAATGGCAAGGCATATACATTAAGCAGTGACATGCCAATAAATGGGGCAGGAGATACCCGAAGTGCTGATAGCTTAAAAGTTGGGGAGTATATAAAGCTGTATTTTAGCGATATAAAATCTAATACACCTGATAAAGTATTTGTAGAAGATGATTATAATAAATCAATCGATGTTATAAGAGGGGATATCGCAGGTGTATCAGGATTTAATCCAAAGATATTACTAAAAAATGTTGAAAGATATAAGCAAGGACAATGGGTGAGTCTCACTAATTACAATAAATACGGATTAGATGGCGCAACAATATATTATGATGGAGGAAAAATAACTAAGGATGATATAAATCAATATAAGGGGGCAAAAGCATATATTTCACTTGAAAATCATTATGGTAATGATACAGCATCTGTAGTAAGTATTCAAAGCGGATTCAATATGAGCTATGAAGGAAATATTGATTATAACAATGGAACAATGTCGATTATGCTTAATGATGGAAGAAAAGTAGGCATAAATGATGGGACGATTATTTTAAAAGATGGTCTTAAAGTTCCACCCGATATACTTGCAAGTGTCAAACAGGCATATATTTCCTTCTCAAGGAATGGCAATGCAAACTTTATATCAATATTAGACTCACAGGAATCACCTGAATACTATTATGCAAAAGCAATGATAAAAAGTGTTACAGCGGATTCTTTAACAATTGGCGATACATATTATTATGGATACTACAATGTATACGGGTATAAAACAATTAAAAATAACGAGTGGTCATTAAATAGTGGCGATGAAACATTCTTTATAGGTGGTACCACATACATTGTAGACAATACTGGAGATAATCCAGTACAAGTGCAATATGATGAATTTTTGAAACAGAAATACGGCATAAAAGATTATTATTCAGTATATGTCGTTGCAAATGGTAAAAATGCAATTGCGATTAATATAAGGCCATTAAGTGAATCAGATAGGGTTAGTGAGGCTGTTATTAATAGTATAAATGGTAACATGATAAGCATAGATAATGTCAAAGATTGGAACGGCTTAAATGACAAATGGGACCTAAATACTTCAATAGACACAATTGATGCAACTAAAGCCGTTATTGTTAAAAACAATAGAAGGATAACAATAGATGACCTAAGAAATGGTGACAATCTCTATATAATTAGGGACGGTGTAAATGGGATTATTATAGCTGTAAAGTAG